The following coding sequences are from one Diabrotica virgifera virgifera chromosome 2, PGI_DIABVI_V3a window:
- the LOC126879864 gene encoding uncharacterized protein LOC126879864, translating to MKLFIPILLSLVVYVGSERKLPPVVTQCYRNDPKVNECLLDNILSLRPKLGHGVPELFIPALSPLKVDRAELHPDKSLNVDLYNINLYGLDSFNLKSIDLDVKTLKAGLDISWDSVGLVTDYKMVGKLLILAIDTVGHGFGNLTKIKADAGLVLDKEIKRGKEHLKINKMDINLKIGSYNMSFDKFFGDNAELNAKGNELLNDNTSLFLEEFIPVIETVVKDIVRSLFTTLFKKFSYDTLLPNKTE from the exons atgaaattatttatCCCCATATTGTTAAGTTTAGTTGTGTATGTAGGGAGTGAAAGGAAGCTTC CTCCTGTCGTAACGCAGTGCTATAGGAATGATCCGAAGGTGAACGAATGCCTTTTAGATAATATCCTTAGCCTTCGCCCAAAGCTAGGGCATGGCGTTCCAGAACTGTTTATTCCAGCTTTATCTCCATTGAAGGTAGACAGAGCAGAACTACACCCTGACAAAAGTTTAAACGTAGatttatataatattaatttGTACGGCTTAGACTCGTTTAACCTAAAAAGCATTGACCTAGACGTAAAAACCCTGAAGGCCGGCTTGGATATTTCCTGGGATTCTGTAGGGCTGGTTACCGATTATAAAATGGTCGGAAAGTTATTGATCTTGGCTATAGATACAGTTGGTCATGGTTTTGGAAATTTGA cTAAGATCAAGGCTGACGCAGGTTTAGTCTTAGATAAGGAGATCAAGAGAGGAAAAGAACATTTAAAGATCAATAAAATGGACATCAATTTGAAAATTGGCAGTTATAAtatgtcatttgataaatttttcGGGGACAATGCAGAATTAAATGCAAAAGGAAATGAGTTGCTTAACGATAACACCTCACTTTTCTTAGAAGAATTTATTCCCGTTATAGAAACAGTTGTTAAAGATATTGTAAGATCACTTTTCACgactttgtttaaaaaattttcttatGACACTTTGTTACCTAACAAAACTGAATAA
- the LOC126879866 gene encoding uncharacterized protein LOC126879866: MRRCIILLFVALFVECKKQLPPFVEPCNRNDPKMDECLARNIKNLQPRLAKGVPELYIPQFAPLIIEKAELEPNKHIKISMRNINLYHIENFTLIDIKYDAKKMHLDLSLEWDLIGVEADATMKGILLNLNLDASGHAEGNLTNIKASGSLDLDRVYRKGVEYLTIKKTDLKIIIGKYVAVLDGLFGGDNELSQKTNQILNEHYKLIIEEFTPVIEQIVKAVVYERHENLFKRIPLDVLFPEK, from the exons CACCATTCGTGGAACCATGTAATCGAAATGATCCGAAAATGGACGAGTGTCTGGCTAGAAACATAAAGAATCTCCAACCAAGGCTAGCAAAAGGTGTTCCCGAACTCTACATACCCCAATTCGCTCCATTGATAATAGAAAAAGCAGAACTTGAACCcaataaacatatcaaaattaGCATGCGCAATATCAATTTGTACCATATCGAGAATTTTACTTTGATCGACATTAAATATGATGCGAAGAAAATGCATTTGGATTTAAGCCTTGAATGGGATTTGATAGGGGTAGAAGCTGATGCGACAATGAAGGGGATACTACTGAATTTGAATTTGGATGCGAGTGGCCATGCCGAAGGCAATTTaa cAAATATTAAGGCATCAGGTTCACTAGATCTTGACCGAGTATACCGAAAAGGAGTAGAATATTTGACAATTAAAAAGACCGATCTAAAAATAATAATTGGTAAATACGTAGCAGTGTTGGATGGACTTTTCGGTGGCGACAATGAACTTAGCCAAAAAACGAACCAGATTCTTAATGAACACTATAAACTGATCATAGAAGAATTTACACCTGTTATTGAACAGATAGTTAAGGCTGTCGTTTACGAGAGACATGAAAATTTGTTTAAGAGAATACCGCTTGATGTATTGTTTccagaaaaataa